One Microcebus murinus isolate Inina chromosome 24, M.murinus_Inina_mat1.0, whole genome shotgun sequence genomic window, ATACATATCAAATTTAGAACAGAAAATTTATGCTCTGATTAGTTGGCTGTTATATCTACGatgtttaattattgttttatttatattacatgGAAGTGCAGTATTTTCTGTGAAACCTCATAGCAGTAAGACAGTTAACACGTACTTGCTTTTGATTGTGTAAAATGTCTGTAGCTTAACTagtagtttaaataaaaatattttttaatggctggGAATTGTTTCTAGATATGAATATGCCTGAAAAGTTGGTTggatgaagtaaaaatatttttaaataaagtgataCTGTTAAGatatttcagatatttgaaaCTTTCTGAGGATATATGGACTTTAAAACATCAGTAATAACGGTTTTTTTCATTAGGTGCCTGCATTATTGCTTACTGGCGATACGGTTCATGGCTTGGGGCAATCAGCTGTCCAATCTGTAGACAAACGGTAATGTTTTATATCCAGAAAGCATCATTTATACTAgttcattttgtaaattttcatagtttttgtaTCTAAAATTTGAATAACTTTCATCTTTTTAGCAGAACTTCATTTGTCCAAAGTTTCCATGTgtaccttatttttttaaaaactgtcattaAGATATCACCAAAAAAAGGATATTCTATTTGAAAATCCAACAGTCACGGTGAAAAACAACTGATAAGTGAATCTTTCTTAAAATCCTAATAAGTTTTTGTTGCAATACCAGCAAGGGACTGACTGAACCAGCTAATCAGGCTCAAGCATGTACCCCCTTACGcttcctttgaaaaaaaattgtgtttccttttttatttatatttaatctgcCTTTTTTCAGTGAGGGTCCAAATAGCTTTAAATAatgcataataatttttttaatgtttcatttattttagagacagccACACTGCACTATCCAGAACAGATCAGACCATTATAGCTAGTATAGAAGCCACTTCAGGAGGGAGGCAGTAAGTTTTTATAAGTGTAAATTTGAAGACTATTATAAAACGTCAGCACACATGAGATGTGCCTgagttttctcaatttctttgaCAAACTGGAGAAACAAAATACTGAACAATTCCGAGAAACCAAAGATCTTAGTTTTTTAATATGGCAGAACAGGACAGTCTATCAGTTGCacacagtgttttataatttcctttatgcttatttttcatttaaaataaaaatatcatagttCCCCCTTAACTGCAGGGGATGCAttcatacacacacgtgcacacacttCACATTATTCTGGCTCTCTGCCTCCCCTGTTGCTGCCTCCTTGTTTTGCTGCAGAGAGGGAAGTCAGGtccttttcttcttgcttctgcATAACTAAATCCTGACACTTTCACATTTGACTTTGTCCCACATGATCAGGAGGAAACCGATGTTTTCTGTTGTCTGTCTGCCTGATTGGCTGTGTGACACGAGGCAGTCCACACTGAAGCGCACTTGCCAATACCACCTCTTACCATCTTGCCTCTTTCGCCATCAGCCACAACACGGAGACCAGGTAGTAGGTCTTGCATTGAAGAATTAGTTCTACCCTCTTCGTGGCTCTACCCTTGGCTTTTCATAGAGCACACATATATGAGCTGGTGGTATCCTTTGTGCCGCTGATAAATTGATTGGAGGCTAGTAAGTTGTCTTAATAGCTCTCGGCTCCCCAACTGTAGAGTAATTCATCCTGGATACAAGACAGACGGCAGACACCTGTTCTACCTCCTGTTTCACTGGGCTCCTTTAGGAAATGGTGATGGAAACAGGAATGCACAGGCTGCTGCCTCTGACTGGAACACACTCACCACTTCTCCCCCGAGTGTGTCCACACTAACCCAAAACAGCCCTACCCACATTTCAAGGCTTAGCTCAAGTTTTGACTTTCTGGCCACCCCAGGCAGAAGAGGTTCTTACCCTCACAGCATCATCAGAACACCTACCAGATAACAGGCTGTTGACCAGGTCTGCCTCTGCTTTTATTTTGGGTGTTGTGGTCACCCAGGAGCAGGGtcgtgtcttttttttttttttgtatgcctCACACTTAGCACACTGCCTGCCAGTAGTAGGTGCTCCcattaatgtttattgaaagaatgcatttttattaacaaaCGTGTGAAGGAAGAGATGGCTGTACCTGCTGTTCCTACCACCTACCACACTTAGTCATTCTTTTGGTTAGCTGTTGTGGGAAGCCCTGGTTTTACAGCTGAACAGAGGAAGGATAAAAACAACAGCTAGATGACTTGAAACTAAATCTGTGATTACTCCTGCCCATTTTTATCTCCTTGTACAACTCATCAGTGACCATtttctatagcagttttatattttaaaatgtgtttatttttcaggGTACCATCTGTCACCTTCAGATTATCCCAGTATGGTTCTGAGACATTTGTATGTACTCTTTACCACAACCATGGAGGAAGCAAGGTTAAATGTATTGTTATATAACAGCATcgaaaattacattttaaaaaaaatcatagtaggGATTGGTGTTTGAGAGCTGGTCCTTGCAGTAATTTAATCTCTAAATTATGGTTGGTAGCATTCAAAGATCTTTCAAATACCAGTGAGGATGAAGAATCATTAGTTTCATACCAAAACAGAAATCCATAATTTGGCTTTCTCAAAGTGATAGGTATATGTTTTATGTCACTTTGCTCCTGAATGTGTTCATATCTTCAAATATCTGTCAGCCCAGAGAACTACTGAATTTATCCCCAGTGTTGACGGGAAAATATTAGAACGAGTGTTTGGATATAGTGACTATTTTGTTTTATAGGAATTCAAATTACATTCTGCATTGGGTCTTATTATAAGGTAGTAGTAACTTCCCCTCTCACCCCCTGCTGCCAGGttgccttttttaaaagaaatgagtaaaatatGAATTCAGATGCTTTTATCATTCTATTGAGTgacacagaatttaaaaaatgatacaggAAGTTGAAACAATGTTTTTCCTGTAATGTACAGGTAACTTTACTCCTGACGGTATTTGATGAAGATGATCAGTCTCAGGATGCTGTACGATTGCATCAAGATATTAATGATTACAACCGAAGGTTTTCAGGGCATCCCAGATCTGTAAGTAATATTATAGCAGAGACAAAGTTGCAAAATAAGACTTACCAACAAGTATTCTTTGATTGTGAAAAATCTCATGTGTATTGGGACAAGTTTTTACCTTCATCATTGCCAATCACCAAGTTACAGCTTTCTCAAGGACTGCAGTTTTCTTTGTTAGAACACAAacaaaaagcattataaaaatctttaagaaagaaaaactagcaAAAGAGCAATAGGAAAAATTGgagggaaatagaaaattattgaCTTCTATGTGATTCTAAAACAATTTGTCTTATGAGAAAACTTACACATGAAAACTTGCAACTGAATACTTCTAGACAGTTTATAACTGTTTTACTCTATTTCCTTTACCCCAGCCCCTGTTTGAAATGTTCCCTTAAATAACTCAGgctttgggggatttttttatATGTCATCTTAGCTAATCAAAAGCATtctgttttaaaagaatacattaatTCTATAGTTGacctcttctccctctgccccaaagcatttaatagattaaaaactgTTATATGTTACTGACTCATTCTGGTTTTCTTAAAATCTAACAGATGATTTTAGAAGTATGTGTATAACTTAATAAGTAATTCAAAAACTAGAATACACTGAGTATAAATTTATGCGGAAAGCCCAGATCTCCCCTCGGAGCTGCTTCAGCTTGGCTCCCAGCAGAAGCTTTCTATAATAAACAGCTATCTCTTTTAGTTTATCTAGCAATCATCCTTATTGCATATAAATCCTCAATTAGCTGTTGAATTATCTCTAGTCAGTAAACAACTATTCCCAAGATCACTCGGCTAATAAATGATTttgaattcaaacccagatctgttTGACCTTAAAGTTTGAGCTCATGCCTTAGACTTTAATCCTGTATACCAggttctttgttttattaatagtttactaACTCAAATTAGACATAACTTGAGTTTTGAGTTAATGTAACCCACATTTTAGGATCAATGACACTTTAGTTGCTTTTCAATTATCTGTAATAAGACCTATTTTATAAGAACTTAGTATTCAaagaactatatttaaataaaatgtataattacaaaATATGAGGCTGGGCACaatagctcaggcctgtaatcccagcacttttggaggccaaggtgagaggactgcttgaggccaggagtttgagaccagtctgggtaacatagtgaggccccatctcgacaaaaaatttaaaatattgtctgggcatggtggtgcatgcctgtagtcccacctacttgggaggctgagctgggaggatcgaTGGCTTCAGCTCAGAGttcaaggtttcagtgagctgaTTGTGcaactgtactccagcctgggcaacagggcgagaccttgtctcttaaaaaaaaaaaaaatggtgttcaATCAATATGTGAATTTCCTTAATTCATCTTAACTGGCATATTATgagaaaattacattattttgaaatctgCCATATGATGCTAAATCCTAATATTTGTTTCTTCCCCCTACCAGATTGTGGAAAGAATTATGGATCTCCCCACTTTACTGAGGCATGCATTCAGGGAAATGTTCTCAGTCGGGGGCCTTTTCTGGATGTTCCGCATTAGGATAATACTTTGTTTAATGGGAGCTTTTTTCTACCTTATATCACCTCTAGATTTTGTGCCTGAGGCCTTGTTTGGAATTCTAGGCTTTCTTGATGATTTCTTTGTTATCTTTTTGTTGCTTATCTACATCTCTATTATGTATCGAGAAGTAATAACCCAAAGGCTAAccagatgaaaaaaaatgagtttactGGATTAAAACATGTGAGCtaatgtataaaatcaaaaggGCCCATGGCAGTATGAAGCATATGAATATTATCTTACAAGCTTAAAACCACTATATGACAAACATGTGATTATCATTTGACAAATGCCGAGGAATATATAACTGGAACTTCTACATGTCACAGGTTCTAATGTTTAGAATTATAATGATCTACAGTTATATCTTGATTCtgtgttattttgaaaaaatatggaaTTACATAAAAAGggatgcttttatatctttttcttttccctaaaatTACTTAAATTGGATGTATAGTGAGATATTGTTAAATGTACTGTTTATCCAATTTATCCTCCTCAGTGGGTACCTATCTGataatatatagttataaaactcatctaaatatttttgttacaataAAATCTTATACAATTTGGGGGAAAGTCAGTGTTCTTTGAGTGCTGGCTCAGTTTTGTGCATTTGGAGCAGTTCTGCTTTTTCATTCTGGTATAATTCTTTGTTATCAGctaaaactgaaagaagaaactTGAACTTTATAATTTGATTTCATATTCTGGTTTACAGAACACTTTTTAATCAATagagaaattaagatgaaaaacaTTTATCTCCAGTCAGCATACTTGATGTTTGCAGTTACAACATTTAAACAAGAGTTTGGTCCTTTTGTAGATATAAAGTaacttataaagagaaaaatttttaggAACCTGTGTGATACTGCAAACACATAGTAGTCTGAGGCATTTCTGAGGAAAGTGGCTCTTCATATCTTTAAGCATCAAAGCCTTTAGGAAGGCTGGGAACACTatttaaatttgacaaaagaaTTTACTGGTTAGCTCTAGCAATAGTTGGACAAATTTGGTTTTCTATTGTCTGGAAATGTTTGTAAGTCTCTCGAGATGGCAACATCATGTCTTACGCAGAGTGAATGAATGTGTCAGAGAAGAATCAACACCGCAAGTGTTAGGAGACCCTTCCTTCGGCTGCAGTGCTCATAGGGAAGTCAGGACAGCAGGACGTGAGGCGATGCCCAGGAGTGAGTGTGAGCGCTGCCACCTGCAACCCCTGATGCTGTTACTATCCACTCATTAGTGAGCCTCACTATGTGTAACAGAAAATAAGGAGAGAATCTGTCACAGTCTCCCAGATTAATCAGATTAGCCATCAAAACAAATGAGATTCTGAATGAAACATAAATCTGTGTTTTCTAATTTGGACCTAAGACAACAGTAATGCTTATTAGCTAGAGCACATCATACTTAAAGCAGGTTCTCGCacacttttcatt contains:
- the RNF170 gene encoding E3 ubiquitin-protein ligase RNF170 isoform X1; protein product: MARYQGEVQSLKLDDDSVIEGVSDQVLVAIVVSFALVATLVYALFRNVHQNIHPENQELVRVLREQLQTEQDAPVAARQQFYTDMYCPICLHQASLPVETNCGHLFCGEQTALDLVPALLLTGDTVHGLGQSAVQSVDKRRKPMFSVVCLPDWLCDTRQSTLKRTCQYHLLPSCLFRHQPQHGDQVTLLLTVFDEDDQSQDAVRLHQDINDYNRRFSGHPRSIVERIMDLPTLLRHAFREMFSVGGLFWMFRIRIILCLMGAFFYLISPLDFVPEALFGILGFLDDFFVIFLLLIYISIMYREVITQRLTR
- the RNF170 gene encoding E3 ubiquitin-protein ligase RNF170 isoform X3 translates to MPPSLLDSSSTLTCTVPSVYIKPPSLLKQTADTFFVVPALLLTGDTVHGLGQSAVQSVDKRRKPMFSVVCLPDWLCDTRQSTLKRTCQYHLLPSCLFRHQPQHGDQVTLLLTVFDEDDQSQDAVRLHQDINDYNRRFSGHPRSIVERIMDLPTLLRHAFREMFSVGGLFWMFRIRIILCLMGAFFYLISPLDFVPEALFGILGFLDDFFVIFLLLIYISIMYREVITQRLTR
- the RNF170 gene encoding E3 ubiquitin-protein ligase RNF170 isoform X2, which gives rise to MARYQGEVQSLKLDDDSVIEGVSDQVLVAIVVSFALVATLVYALFRNVHQNIHPENQELVRVLREQLQTEQDAPVAARQQFYTDMYCPICLHQASLPVETNCGHLFCGACIIAYWRYGSWLGAISCPICRQTVTLLLTVFDEDDQSQDAVRLHQDINDYNRRFSGHPRSIVERIMDLPTLLRHAFREMFSVGGLFWMFRIRIILCLMGAFFYLISPLDFVPEALFGILGFLDDFFVIFLLLIYISIMYREVITQRLTR